One part of the Rhodopirellula islandica genome encodes these proteins:
- a CDS encoding alpha/beta hydrolase-fold protein, giving the protein MLAAICVASLATVAHADDEALRTVQDGVPQGKLTKGVFETSETFPGTRRDYAVYVPSQYDPETPANLMVFMDGMNYAKPNGSFRAPIVLDNLIGKGLLPPTIAVFVNPGTVPATKPGAKARSNRSFEYDSLGDRYAGFLIDEFLPVALKDLQVSSDPKRRAVAGISSGGICAFTVAWERPDQFGKVISHIGSYTNIRGGWAYPGLIRKTKSNPKPIQVYLQEGRDDLSNLHGNWPLANRDMAAALQFAGYQYKFVMTEGGHSGQWGGKELPSALQWLWNDEAESTVIPPASTKPKWEPHPLAVVNENVPQGKVETMPPWNSKIFGNTIRDWSVYVPAQYDASKPAALMVFQDGERMRDTKGRWRIPTVFDNLIASGEMPPTIAVFLNPGHDKSKPRQGRKSSNRGFEYDSLGDRYSRFLLEEILPEVEKKYNLSDDPNMRAIGGSSSGAICAFTVAWERPDQFRKVYSNVGSFVNLRGGDIYSSLIRKTEPKPIRVSMADTSGDNDNPFGHWPIANQRLESSLNYMGYDVRLDWAEGYGHNADFGSMQFPEAMKWLWRKETHTPAIDTSDDLRGDLTLLNLLVPGKSWEVVADNLGFADAPCSDAEGNFYYCDMRAPAVVRVNVTDQSKTVIAKESVSGLMFGPDGLLYACQGSKKRVISIDPKSGEVKTIAENVAPNDLAVSDEGYLFITETGAHQVTRINIETGEVTSADEGISRPNGIALSNDGGTLAVSDYGGEFTWTFRVNADGVLNAKMPTMPMRLPIDPKGEFKFNEPPPYLTASKGDGMAVDKIGRYYVTSELGVQIFDPTGRPCGVLPKPNPAKPLTSCVLAGPDHSHLYVTNGTTIYRRELTVKK; this is encoded by the coding sequence GTGCTTGCAGCCATCTGCGTCGCTTCCCTCGCCACCGTGGCCCACGCTGATGACGAAGCGCTCCGGACGGTTCAGGATGGCGTGCCCCAAGGCAAACTCACCAAGGGCGTGTTTGAGACCAGCGAAACGTTTCCGGGAACTCGTCGCGATTATGCCGTTTATGTTCCATCGCAATACGATCCGGAAACACCAGCGAACTTGATGGTGTTCATGGATGGCATGAACTACGCGAAACCCAATGGTTCGTTTCGTGCTCCGATCGTGCTCGACAATTTGATCGGCAAGGGGTTGCTGCCGCCAACGATCGCGGTCTTCGTCAACCCCGGCACGGTGCCCGCCACCAAACCAGGTGCCAAAGCTCGGAGCAATCGTTCGTTCGAATACGATTCGCTGGGAGATCGTTACGCGGGATTCTTGATCGATGAATTCCTCCCCGTGGCCTTGAAGGACCTGCAGGTTTCTTCCGATCCCAAACGACGCGCCGTGGCGGGCATCTCTTCGGGTGGCATCTGTGCGTTCACCGTGGCTTGGGAACGGCCAGATCAATTTGGCAAGGTGATCAGCCACATCGGCAGCTACACCAACATTCGTGGCGGTTGGGCTTACCCTGGTTTGATTCGCAAAACCAAATCCAATCCCAAACCAATCCAGGTTTACCTGCAAGAAGGTCGCGATGACTTGAGCAACCTGCACGGCAACTGGCCGCTTGCCAACCGTGACATGGCCGCCGCACTTCAATTCGCAGGCTACCAATACAAATTCGTGATGACCGAGGGCGGGCACAGCGGCCAGTGGGGCGGAAAAGAACTGCCCAGCGCCTTGCAGTGGCTTTGGAACGACGAGGCCGAATCCACCGTCATCCCTCCCGCATCGACCAAACCCAAATGGGAGCCTCACCCGCTCGCCGTCGTCAACGAAAACGTGCCGCAAGGCAAAGTGGAAACGATGCCACCTTGGAATTCGAAGATTTTTGGCAACACCATTCGTGACTGGTCCGTCTACGTTCCGGCTCAGTACGACGCGAGCAAACCAGCGGCATTGATGGTGTTTCAAGATGGCGAACGAATGCGAGACACCAAGGGTCGTTGGCGAATCCCAACCGTGTTCGACAACTTGATTGCCAGCGGTGAGATGCCTCCCACGATTGCAGTGTTCCTCAACCCAGGCCACGACAAATCGAAACCTCGCCAAGGCCGCAAGTCATCCAATCGTGGCTTCGAGTACGACAGCCTCGGTGATCGTTACAGCCGATTCTTGCTGGAAGAAATCCTTCCCGAGGTCGAAAAGAAATACAACCTTTCCGACGATCCCAACATGCGTGCGATTGGCGGATCGAGCTCCGGAGCGATCTGTGCTTTCACCGTTGCCTGGGAACGTCCTGATCAGTTCCGCAAGGTTTACTCCAACGTCGGCAGCTTTGTGAACTTACGTGGTGGCGACATCTATTCGTCCCTGATTCGCAAGACGGAACCCAAACCGATTCGCGTTTCCATGGCCGACACCAGCGGTGACAACGACAATCCTTTTGGGCACTGGCCGATCGCCAATCAACGCTTGGAATCATCGCTGAACTACATGGGCTACGACGTGCGTTTGGATTGGGCGGAAGGTTACGGGCACAACGCCGACTTTGGCAGCATGCAATTCCCCGAAGCCATGAAATGGTTGTGGCGAAAGGAGACTCACACGCCTGCCATCGATACCTCGGACGACCTGCGAGGCGACCTGACGCTTCTGAATCTGTTGGTTCCTGGCAAGTCTTGGGAGGTGGTGGCAGACAACCTCGGCTTTGCCGACGCTCCCTGCAGCGACGCGGAAGGAAACTTCTACTACTGCGACATGCGTGCTCCCGCGGTTGTCCGAGTCAACGTGACCGACCAAAGCAAAACTGTCATCGCGAAAGAATCGGTCAGTGGGTTGATGTTCGGCCCTGACGGGTTGCTCTATGCCTGCCAGGGATCCAAGAAGCGTGTGATCTCAATCGACCCGAAATCGGGCGAAGTGAAAACGATCGCCGAAAACGTCGCCCCCAATGACCTGGCCGTTTCCGATGAAGGCTACTTGTTCATCACCGAAACCGGGGCTCACCAAGTCACTCGAATCAACATTGAAACGGGTGAGGTGACTTCGGCCGATGAAGGAATCTCGCGTCCCAACGGGATTGCGTTGTCCAACGACGGCGGCACATTGGCGGTGTCCGATTACGGTGGGGAGTTCACTTGGACATTCCGAGTCAATGCGGACGGTGTGCTCAATGCCAAGATGCCGACCATGCCGATGCGATTGCCAATCGACCCCAAGGGTGAATTCAAATTCAATGAACCACCGCCCTATCTCACCGCTTCCAAAGGTGACGGCATGGCGGTCGACAAGATCGGTCGGTACTACGTCACCAGCGAATTGGGCGTGCAGATCTTTGACCCCACGGGTCGTCCCTGCGGCGTGCTTCCCAAACCGAATCCGGCAAAGCCACTGACCAGCTGCGTGTTGGCAGGACCAGATCACTCCCATTTGTACGTGACCAATGGAACGACGATCTATCGCCGGGAATTGACCGTCAAAAAGTGA
- a CDS encoding response regulator transcription factor gives MQDRLLLVEDDTHLAAMVSDFLHEHGFTVEIENDGELAAKRIVHNRFDAIVLDIGLPGMNGIDVCRAVRNQFSGPIIVLTARGEEIDEVVALEVGADDFMSKPVRPRALLARLKNHLRKSDTQLNEEDRIIVGDLIVTPAKRQVTIGGDTVEMTTAEFDLIEYLAIRAGSVVARKDIYVDLLGLPYDGLDRSIDLRVSRVRRKLGDDPNQPTRIKSVRGVGYLMAK, from the coding sequence ATGCAAGATCGACTGCTATTGGTCGAAGATGACACTCACTTGGCAGCGATGGTCAGCGATTTCCTCCATGAACACGGTTTCACGGTTGAAATCGAAAATGATGGTGAACTCGCAGCGAAAAGAATCGTCCACAATCGGTTTGATGCCATCGTGTTGGACATCGGTCTCCCGGGCATGAACGGGATCGATGTCTGCCGCGCGGTGCGCAACCAATTCTCGGGACCGATCATCGTGTTGACGGCTCGCGGCGAAGAAATCGATGAAGTCGTTGCGTTGGAGGTCGGCGCGGATGACTTCATGAGCAAACCAGTTCGTCCACGTGCCTTGCTCGCGCGTCTGAAAAACCACCTTCGAAAGTCTGACACGCAATTGAACGAAGAGGACCGAATCATTGTCGGCGATCTCATTGTGACGCCCGCCAAACGCCAGGTCACCATCGGGGGAGACACGGTCGAGATGACCACCGCGGAGTTTGACTTGATTGAGTACCTGGCAATACGAGCGGGATCGGTCGTCGCCCGCAAAGACATTTATGTCGACCTGCTGGGTTTGCCCTACGACGGCCTGGATCGTTCCATCGACCTGCGTGTCTCGCGTGTTCGTCGAAAACTCGGCGATGACCCAAACCAACCCACACGAATCAAATCGGTTCGCGGGGTTGGATACCTGATGGCGAAGTAA
- a CDS encoding type I polyketide synthase, with protein MNSPERDLSERLAKLSPEQRAALRKRLARSSSSTPSPATNSAGSRPSTATAEPIAIVGVSCRFPGAPDLDAYWKVISEGIDATAEIPPERWDVDSLYDPTGQKAGRMSVRRAGMVANIDQFDPKFFGISPREAARMDPQQRLLLEVSWEAFEIAGIPVSSLAGTPVGAYVGIGGTDYSKVPSTYDGYYQYIDAHVGTGNALSIAANRLSYIMDLRGPSMAIDTACSSSTMAIHLAVQSLRSGECDAALAGGVNAILTPETTIAFSKARMLSPDGQCRPFDADANGYVRGEGCGMLLLKRLRDAERDGDHIWGTILASATNQDGRTSGITAPNGVSQQAVIRTALREAGLPASRVNYIEAHGTGTPLGDPIEVDALTQVFSGTPGVDPPCYVTSVKANVGHMETVSGVAGIIKLLLMMRHQTIPGQLHLKKLNPRMSLKRSRIVIPAQSPPWPVDDEPLIAGVSSFGFGGANTHLLMQQYLPKETVEVAGSNESQTKERTRHVLALSGKSEAAIAEVASRLKQHLERNDDNIVDVAHTMNVGRVHHTHRSTVVFEDSKQLGQQLTQLSEGKKGPGIRSGQTVTSRATRIAFLFTGQGSQSPGMGKGLFETQPVFRKAMLQCDEILSEVLPKRLLDVLYGEGPDSDLVHQTRYTQPALFAIEYSLAKLWLSWGVKPQVVLGHSVGEFAAACIAGVVSLDDALSLIAHRGRLMGELAAGGGMTAMFESAEVIAKQLGEFQTSGSGTLSIAAENGPQNTVVSGPLSDLDAFAKHCEEAGIASKALQVSHAFHSQLMEPMLDEFRKIAEQCEFKAPRIPLISNLTGEQLTKAWDADYLCDHIRNAVRFQPSMQALSEMDIDVMLEVGPSPILTGMGKRCLPESNAIWTPSLRSGNDDETVLYEAVGDVHARGGKVDWRAFDQPWQRRRLVLPTYPFDRQRYWLDPSDDIVEDPSRSRSGAGEFLHPMLGRLQPSALQSRLYENALSARSPEFLADHAVQGSVNLPGAAFMEVAFAAARDRFGAGSHAITDANIEHAMFVSEDRWKTFQTIVDESLSLEVFSRDRVDAREPWQRHMSASLVPAEQSDESTEVEVVLPPPGMSTVAQRFVGGKGHDEFYDLMSHRRLEYGPRFRMLHRVDYSIDEALGQIQCDDTTRAEFDDYILHPVLGDALMQTFSALVPRPDHDTFSEATYMPTKVSRAVVHQRPSGTLRTYGRRTSAGEVLDPEFVEGDVWLVNERDEVVAEWTGVRVTRVGRVGGGASESLDDSLYQIDWQDAESSPVVPAEVDLDGQQVWLLGGGGSLRDSVAKQLVGLGAQVVTGELECDLKSLAAREESTKPLAAIITLWDSSEASSDPAGDAEVACQEALTQVRSAIEHVTPGKHFRGWWHVTKGAQTVSASETNIDLAHAPVWGMIRVAMMELADLKPRLLDLDPSATDQSNASAVMAETVAENEEDHVAYRGGKRYLARLVKRHAQDGAGGETTITIPSQPHRLRFRQTGSFDSLYFEPMEREAPQGSEVELRVNAAGLNFSDVLKVMGLYPGITDKVVPLGIECAGVVTAVGEDAKRFQVGDRVMGVAPFSFGSHAKTPEYTLVKRPAGIDDVEAATIPIAFLTAWYGLVHLADVQPGERVLIHAGAGGVGLAATQIAQYLGAEVIATAGSDEKRDFLRGCGVKHVFNSRTTAFADDIRRAFGGQGVDVVLNSLPGEAIPKSLGVLNAYGRFLEIGKTDIYQDRKVGLLPFQDNLSYHAIDLDRVLRQRPAKIEKLWSELAERFEAGDLQPIACTEFDQTEMVETFRYMAQRKNIGKVITRMSTQSTMDSTAETEAKDESAASTVLITGGTGAIGLKLAKRLIDEGATSIALLSRRQPTGEVAAKIDALTEESDDANVIVLQGDVGDLESLRSALKQLPDGMPPIAHVYHAAGVLQDGLLMDMTAEQLLVPMGPKVQGGWNLHLATKDFPIESFVLFSSIAACLGSPGQANYAAANSFLDALAEYRRGKGLPATSIAWGPWAESGMAATEDRSSQLESRGMHLLPAEACLQTMQELIEAGDHYVAVMDVDWPAMTNSMRRTRPFFTEFADSSLADSNSKVDQVDHEFRARLAGIPEDERTDQLRHYFASELARLMGWEAEQIDVTQKLSELGMDSLIAMELKNNLEQRLAITIPMSALVESPSINSLVGHVVSQFADEDGGMKAASGKPTRNANDRTALIVPLKAEGSRSPWLCIHPLGGSTACYSDFSQQVDDDQPVHALAGGGSDGVSEPPATLDAMMDEYVDLVQEQFADEELRLIGWSAGGVFALELARRLEKRGRDDVSVTLLDTPLPSIYRNVDPNDDVQFVADLIQFSNAFSGTNMRLTAEELEGARGTDKIWQLVLEEAQRAGVLSQSASAEMVRKLIDTSRRHVQFIKSYEIDPASPSVQLILPVKTTALEGSSGERWTDHLDWASQLDTEVIVEQTDGDHFTMLMGEQARELAKRMEQHATAK; from the coding sequence GTGAATTCACCTGAACGTGACCTTTCCGAACGCCTCGCGAAACTCTCTCCGGAGCAGAGAGCTGCCCTGCGAAAACGTTTGGCCCGTTCATCCTCCTCGACGCCCTCCCCTGCCACCAATTCGGCGGGTTCGCGCCCATCGACGGCGACTGCGGAACCGATCGCGATCGTGGGCGTGTCGTGCCGGTTTCCCGGTGCGCCGGATTTGGACGCTTATTGGAAGGTGATTTCCGAAGGGATCGATGCGACCGCGGAGATCCCGCCGGAACGCTGGGACGTGGATTCGCTCTACGACCCCACCGGGCAAAAGGCCGGACGGATGTCGGTTCGTCGCGCGGGAATGGTCGCCAACATCGATCAATTCGATCCCAAGTTCTTTGGCATCTCGCCGCGTGAAGCCGCGCGGATGGATCCCCAACAACGGTTGTTGTTGGAAGTCAGTTGGGAAGCATTTGAGATCGCGGGCATCCCTGTTTCCAGTTTGGCGGGAACTCCCGTTGGGGCCTACGTCGGAATCGGCGGCACGGATTACTCGAAGGTCCCGTCGACCTACGACGGTTACTACCAGTACATCGATGCGCATGTTGGGACAGGCAACGCCCTTTCGATTGCCGCCAACCGGTTGTCCTACATCATGGACCTTCGTGGTCCCAGCATGGCGATCGACACCGCGTGTTCGTCCTCGACGATGGCGATTCACTTGGCCGTGCAAAGTTTGCGATCCGGCGAATGCGACGCGGCGCTCGCCGGCGGTGTGAATGCGATTTTGACCCCCGAAACAACCATCGCGTTTTCGAAAGCTCGAATGCTGTCGCCGGATGGTCAGTGTCGACCTTTCGACGCCGATGCCAATGGCTACGTTCGCGGTGAAGGCTGTGGAATGTTGTTGTTGAAACGACTCCGCGATGCCGAGCGAGATGGCGATCACATCTGGGGAACGATCCTGGCCAGCGCGACCAACCAAGATGGTCGAACCAGTGGTATCACGGCGCCCAACGGTGTGTCGCAACAAGCGGTCATTCGGACCGCACTTCGCGAAGCAGGTTTGCCCGCTTCCCGAGTCAATTACATCGAAGCCCACGGCACTGGAACACCACTGGGCGATCCGATCGAAGTTGATGCGCTGACCCAGGTCTTCTCCGGAACACCCGGCGTCGACCCGCCTTGTTATGTGACCAGTGTCAAAGCCAACGTGGGCCACATGGAAACGGTCTCGGGTGTGGCTGGCATCATCAAGTTGTTGTTGATGATGCGTCACCAAACCATTCCCGGTCAGCTCCATCTGAAAAAGCTGAACCCGCGAATGTCGCTGAAGCGTTCCCGCATTGTGATTCCCGCTCAATCACCCCCTTGGCCTGTGGACGATGAGCCATTGATCGCCGGTGTCAGTTCGTTTGGCTTTGGCGGAGCCAACACGCACTTGTTGATGCAGCAGTATTTGCCGAAGGAAACGGTCGAGGTCGCTGGTTCGAACGAGTCCCAAACGAAGGAGCGAACTCGGCATGTGCTGGCCTTGAGTGGGAAGAGCGAAGCCGCCATCGCGGAGGTTGCCTCGCGATTGAAGCAGCACCTGGAACGCAACGATGACAACATCGTGGATGTGGCTCACACGATGAACGTGGGACGCGTTCACCACACCCACCGATCCACGGTCGTCTTTGAAGACTCAAAGCAACTTGGCCAGCAGTTGACGCAGTTGAGCGAAGGCAAGAAAGGTCCCGGTATCCGCAGCGGACAAACCGTGACCAGCCGCGCCACGCGAATCGCTTTCTTGTTCACTGGCCAAGGATCGCAATCGCCGGGCATGGGCAAAGGTTTGTTCGAAACCCAGCCGGTGTTTCGCAAGGCGATGCTGCAGTGCGATGAAATCCTGTCGGAGGTGTTGCCCAAGCGTTTGCTGGATGTGTTGTACGGGGAGGGCCCGGATTCGGATTTGGTTCATCAAACACGGTACACCCAACCTGCCCTGTTCGCGATCGAATATTCCCTCGCGAAGCTGTGGTTGTCGTGGGGCGTGAAACCACAGGTCGTGTTGGGACACAGCGTCGGAGAATTCGCGGCCGCTTGCATCGCGGGAGTCGTGTCGCTGGACGACGCATTGAGCTTGATCGCTCATCGCGGCCGCTTGATGGGTGAGTTGGCTGCCGGCGGTGGCATGACAGCGATGTTTGAATCGGCGGAAGTCATCGCCAAACAACTTGGAGAGTTTCAGACGTCGGGCAGCGGGACTCTTTCGATCGCCGCTGAGAATGGGCCGCAGAACACGGTCGTGTCTGGACCGTTGTCGGATCTCGACGCGTTCGCCAAACACTGCGAGGAAGCTGGCATTGCTTCCAAAGCCTTGCAGGTGTCTCACGCGTTTCATTCGCAGTTGATGGAACCGATGCTGGATGAGTTCCGGAAGATCGCCGAGCAATGTGAATTCAAGGCACCACGGATTCCTTTGATCAGCAACCTGACCGGGGAGCAACTGACCAAGGCTTGGGACGCCGACTACCTGTGCGATCACATTCGCAACGCGGTTCGTTTCCAACCCAGTATGCAAGCTCTTTCCGAGATGGACATCGATGTGATGTTGGAGGTTGGTCCGTCACCGATTTTGACCGGCATGGGGAAACGTTGCTTGCCAGAATCCAACGCGATTTGGACACCATCGCTCCGGTCCGGCAACGACGACGAAACAGTCCTGTACGAAGCGGTGGGCGACGTTCACGCTCGCGGCGGCAAGGTTGATTGGCGTGCCTTCGATCAACCTTGGCAACGACGACGTTTGGTGTTGCCAACCTATCCTTTTGATCGCCAGCGATATTGGTTGGATCCATCGGATGACATCGTCGAGGATCCATCTCGCAGTCGCTCGGGGGCAGGCGAATTCCTGCATCCGATGCTGGGCCGATTGCAGCCATCGGCGCTGCAGAGTCGGTTGTATGAAAACGCTTTGTCTGCTCGCTCACCGGAGTTCTTGGCCGATCATGCGGTGCAAGGATCGGTCAATTTGCCCGGAGCTGCGTTCATGGAGGTCGCCTTCGCCGCGGCTCGAGATCGCTTCGGTGCTGGTTCGCATGCGATCACGGATGCGAACATCGAACACGCCATGTTCGTCAGCGAAGATCGTTGGAAGACGTTTCAAACCATCGTGGATGAAAGTCTTTCACTGGAGGTCTTTTCTCGCGATCGTGTCGATGCCAGAGAGCCTTGGCAACGGCACATGTCCGCTTCGCTGGTCCCTGCGGAACAGTCCGACGAATCGACCGAGGTGGAAGTCGTCTTGCCGCCACCCGGCATGTCGACCGTTGCTCAGCGTTTTGTCGGGGGAAAAGGTCACGACGAATTCTATGACTTGATGTCGCATCGACGACTGGAGTACGGACCACGATTCCGGATGTTGCATCGCGTCGACTATTCGATCGACGAGGCACTGGGCCAAATTCAGTGCGACGATACCACGCGAGCTGAATTCGATGACTACATCTTGCATCCCGTGTTGGGCGATGCGTTGATGCAAACGTTCTCGGCATTGGTTCCGCGTCCAGATCACGACACGTTCAGCGAAGCGACATACATGCCCACGAAAGTTTCGCGGGCGGTGGTTCATCAGCGTCCCTCGGGAACGCTTCGGACGTATGGCCGGCGGACTTCAGCGGGAGAGGTCTTGGATCCCGAATTCGTGGAAGGCGACGTTTGGCTGGTCAACGAACGCGACGAGGTCGTGGCCGAATGGACCGGCGTTCGTGTGACACGTGTCGGACGCGTGGGGGGTGGTGCGTCAGAGTCACTGGACGATTCGCTGTATCAGATCGATTGGCAGGACGCTGAGTCATCGCCGGTTGTGCCTGCTGAGGTGGACTTGGATGGGCAGCAGGTATGGTTGCTTGGCGGAGGTGGATCGTTGCGAGATTCGGTTGCCAAGCAGTTGGTTGGTCTCGGGGCGCAGGTCGTGACCGGCGAGTTGGAGTGTGATTTGAAATCACTTGCCGCGCGGGAGGAGTCGACGAAGCCACTCGCGGCGATCATCACCCTTTGGGATTCAAGCGAAGCATCGAGCGACCCGGCGGGTGACGCGGAAGTCGCGTGTCAGGAGGCGCTCACGCAAGTCCGCTCGGCCATTGAGCACGTCACGCCTGGAAAACACTTTCGAGGGTGGTGGCATGTCACGAAGGGAGCTCAAACGGTTTCTGCATCGGAGACAAACATTGATTTGGCTCACGCGCCTGTGTGGGGAATGATTCGCGTTGCGATGATGGAGCTCGCGGATCTCAAGCCTCGTTTGTTGGATCTGGATCCATCGGCGACGGACCAATCCAATGCATCCGCGGTCATGGCTGAGACGGTTGCGGAGAATGAGGAAGATCACGTTGCTTATCGAGGTGGCAAACGCTATCTCGCTCGCTTGGTGAAACGACATGCTCAGGACGGTGCAGGTGGCGAAACGACGATCACCATTCCGTCGCAGCCACACCGCTTGCGTTTTCGTCAGACCGGCAGTTTCGATTCGCTGTACTTTGAGCCCATGGAACGCGAGGCGCCTCAGGGAAGTGAAGTTGAACTGCGGGTCAATGCCGCCGGGTTGAACTTCAGCGATGTGCTGAAGGTGATGGGGTTGTACCCCGGTATCACTGACAAAGTGGTGCCACTGGGGATTGAATGCGCCGGCGTTGTCACTGCGGTCGGCGAAGATGCAAAACGCTTTCAAGTTGGCGATCGAGTGATGGGAGTCGCTCCGTTCAGCTTTGGTTCGCACGCGAAGACACCGGAGTACACGCTGGTCAAACGGCCGGCCGGCATCGATGATGTCGAGGCCGCCACGATCCCGATCGCGTTTTTGACCGCCTGGTATGGGCTGGTGCATTTGGCCGATGTGCAACCTGGCGAACGCGTGTTGATCCACGCTGGGGCCGGCGGGGTTGGATTGGCCGCCACTCAGATCGCTCAGTACCTGGGTGCCGAAGTCATCGCGACGGCGGGCAGCGATGAGAAACGCGATTTTCTGCGTGGCTGCGGGGTGAAGCATGTCTTCAATTCGCGGACCACGGCGTTTGCTGACGACATTCGGCGTGCCTTTGGCGGCCAAGGCGTGGACGTGGTTTTGAATTCGCTTCCCGGCGAAGCGATTCCGAAAAGTCTCGGTGTGCTCAACGCCTACGGTCGCTTCTTGGAAATCGGCAAGACCGACATTTACCAAGACCGCAAAGTGGGGTTGCTGCCCTTCCAAGACAACCTGTCTTATCACGCGATCGACTTGGATCGCGTGTTGCGGCAGCGTCCAGCGAAGATCGAGAAATTGTGGTCGGAGCTTGCTGAGAGATTCGAAGCAGGCGACTTGCAACCGATTGCCTGCACCGAGTTTGATCAGACCGAAATGGTCGAAACGTTCCGCTACATGGCGCAGCGAAAGAACATCGGCAAAGTCATCACGCGAATGTCGACGCAGAGCACGATGGATTCCACCGCTGAGACTGAGGCGAAGGATGAGTCGGCTGCGTCGACGGTTTTGATCACCGGCGGGACCGGCGCGATCGGATTGAAGCTGGCCAAACGATTGATCGATGAGGGGGCAACCAGCATTGCACTGCTGTCCCGTCGTCAGCCAACCGGCGAGGTCGCGGCAAAGATTGATGCTTTGACGGAAGAATCGGACGATGCCAACGTGATCGTGTTGCAAGGCGATGTGGGGGATCTGGAATCGCTGCGTTCGGCGCTGAAGCAATTGCCCGATGGCATGCCACCAATCGCACACGTCTATCACGCGGCCGGTGTTCTTCAGGACGGTTTGTTGATGGACATGACGGCGGAGCAGTTGCTCGTTCCGATGGGGCCCAAGGTGCAAGGCGGATGGAATTTGCACTTGGCGACCAAAGATTTTCCGATTGAGTCGTTTGTCTTGTTCTCTTCCATCGCCGCGTGCTTGGGATCGCCTGGACAAGCCAACTATGCTGCGGCCAATTCGTTCTTGGACGCTCTCGCTGAGTATCGGCGTGGCAAAGGTTTGCCCGCGACCAGCATCGCCTGGGGACCCTGGGCGGAATCGGGCATGGCGGCCACGGAAGACCGCTCGTCTCAGTTGGAATCTCGGGGCATGCATTTGCTTCCCGCCGAGGCGTGTTTGCAAACGATGCAAGAACTCATTGAGGCCGGCGATCACTACGTCGCGGTGATGGATGTGGACTGGCCAGCGATGACAAACAGCATGCGTCGCACCCGGCCTTTCTTCACCGAATTCGCAGACAGTTCACTGGCCGATTCCAATTCGAAGGTGGATCAGGTTGATCATGAATTTCGGGCTCGGTTGGCGGGAATCCCAGAAGACGAACGAACCGACCAGTTGCGCCATTATTTCGCGTCCGAGTTGGCTCGATTGATGGGATGGGAAGCCGAGCAAATTGACGTCACGCAAAAGCTCAGTGAGCTGGGCATGGATTCGTTGATCGCGATGGAGTTGAAGAACAATCTCGAACAACGTTTGGCCATCACCATCCCAATGTCAGCACTCGTTGAGTCCCCCTCGATCAACAGTTTGGTTGGCCATGTGGTCTCGCAGTTCGCTGACGAGGATGGAGGCATGAAAGCCGCGAGTGGCAAACCAACACGAAACGCGAACGATCGGACTGCGTTGATCGTTCCATTGAAAGCCGAGGGAAGCCGTTCGCCTTGGCTGTGCATTCATCCCTTGGGTGGATCCACGGCCTGCTACTCCGATTTCTCGCAACAGGTGGATGACGACCAGCCCGTGCACGCGTTGGCAGGCGGGGGATCCGACGGAGTCAGCGAGCCACCGGCAACGCTCGATGCGATGATGGACGAGTACGTTGATCTGGTGCAGGAACAGTTTGCCGATGAGGAACTGAGGTTGATTGGATGGTCTGCGGGCGGCGTGTTCGCTCTTGAGTTGGCCCGGCGTTTGGAAAAACGAGGTCGCGACGATGTGTCGGTGACTTTGTTGGACACTCCGCTTCCATCGATCTACCGCAACGTGGATCCGAACGATGACGTTCAGTTTGTCGCCGATCTGATTCAGTTCTCCAATGCGTTTTCCGGGACCAACATGCGTCTGACCGCGGAAGAGTTGGAAGGCGCGCGTGGGACAGACAAAATCTGGCAGCTTGTGTTGGAAGAAGCGCAGCGTGCCGGGGTTCTCAGTCAGTCAGCTTCTGCCGAGATGGTTCGCAAGTTGATCGACACCAGTCGGCGGCATGTTCAGTTCATCAAGTCGTATGAGATTGATCCGGCCAGCCCAAGTGTGCAGCTGATCCTGCCAGTGAAGACCACCGCGCTGGAGGGTTCCTCGGGAGAACGCTGGACCGACCACTTGGATTGGGCGTCTCAGCTCGACACAGAGGTCATTGTGGAACAGACCGATGGAGATCACTTCACGATGCTGATGGGCGAGCAGGCTCGCGAATTGGCGAAGCGAATGGAACAGCACGCGACGGCGAAATGA